A stretch of the Leucoraja erinacea ecotype New England chromosome 40, Leri_hhj_1, whole genome shotgun sequence genome encodes the following:
- the LOC129714636 gene encoding NGFI-A-binding protein 2-like isoform X1, with translation MEPEISSCLSNNTHEDTYSAPQQREAAGKKRLSLGHSSNLAASQRVTAASAKHLEYKKRSDSDMSLPRTLGELQLFCLLQRANLTAYYQNFIQQGGDDVRQLCEAGEEEFLEIMVLVGMASKPLHVRRLQKALREWMANPAAFHRPLASSLSRFKLSASSTRKPKRKALDGGSADAFPEGKRLRSLVPAPTGSDSPSSSSDGEGRSIPALGSEEEEEEQEGRSGEAPGHLRLTKPVGTEGSDPVKKEERLEHGSERAANAADWKLMSAPST, from the exons ATGGAGCCGGAAATATCCAGCTGCCTCTCAAATAACACACACGAAGATACATACAGCGCCCCACAGCAAAGAGAAgcagcggggaagaagcgacTCAGCCTGGGACACTCCAGCAACCTCGCAGCCAGCCAGCGTGTGACGGCAGCTTCTGCTAAGCATCTCGAGTATAAAAAAAG GTCCGACAGCGACATGTCTTTGCCGCGGACGCTCGGTGAACTGCAGCTGTTCTGCCTGCTGCAGAGGGCCAACCTCACGGCCTATTACCAGAACTTCATCCAACAGGGAGGGGACGACGTGAGGCAACTGTGCGAGGCCGGAGAAGAGGAGTTCCTGGAAATCATGGTTCTGGTTGGCATGGCCTCCAAGCCTCTGCACGTCCGCAGGCTGCAGAAAGCCTTGCGCGAGTGGATGGCCAACCCTGCCGCCTTCCACCGCCCACTGGCCAGCAGCCTGTCCCGCTTCAAGCTGTCCGCCTCCTCGACTCGCAAGCCAAAGAGGAAAGCGCTCGATGGCGGCAGCGCGGACGCCTTCCCTGAAGGCAAACGCCTGCGGAGTCTGGTCCCCGCGCCCACCGGCAGCGACAGCCCCAGTTCCTCCTCGGACGGCGAGGGCAGGAGTATCCCGGCGCTGGggtcggaggaggaggaggaggagcaggaggGCCGGTCAGGGGAAGCCCCGGGGCACTTGAGGCTGACAAAGCCGGTGGGGACGGAGGGCAGCGATCCCGTGAAGAAAGAGGAGCGCCTGGAACACGGCTCCGAGCGAGCAGCCAACGCAGCAGATTGGAAGCTGATGTCTGCTCCGTCTACGTGA
- the LOC129714636 gene encoding NGFI-A-binding protein 2-like isoform X2: MSLPRTLGELQLFCLLQRANLTAYYQNFIQQGGDDVRQLCEAGEEEFLEIMVLVGMASKPLHVRRLQKALREWMANPAAFHRPLASSLSRFKLSASSTRKPKRKALDGGSADAFPEGKRLRSLVPAPTGSDSPSSSSDGEGRSIPALGSEEEEEEQEGRSGEAPGHLRLTKPVGTEGSDPVKKEERLEHGSERAANAADWKLMSAPST; this comes from the coding sequence ATGTCTTTGCCGCGGACGCTCGGTGAACTGCAGCTGTTCTGCCTGCTGCAGAGGGCCAACCTCACGGCCTATTACCAGAACTTCATCCAACAGGGAGGGGACGACGTGAGGCAACTGTGCGAGGCCGGAGAAGAGGAGTTCCTGGAAATCATGGTTCTGGTTGGCATGGCCTCCAAGCCTCTGCACGTCCGCAGGCTGCAGAAAGCCTTGCGCGAGTGGATGGCCAACCCTGCCGCCTTCCACCGCCCACTGGCCAGCAGCCTGTCCCGCTTCAAGCTGTCCGCCTCCTCGACTCGCAAGCCAAAGAGGAAAGCGCTCGATGGCGGCAGCGCGGACGCCTTCCCTGAAGGCAAACGCCTGCGGAGTCTGGTCCCCGCGCCCACCGGCAGCGACAGCCCCAGTTCCTCCTCGGACGGCGAGGGCAGGAGTATCCCGGCGCTGGggtcggaggaggaggaggaggagcaggaggGCCGGTCAGGGGAAGCCCCGGGGCACTTGAGGCTGACAAAGCCGGTGGGGACGGAGGGCAGCGATCCCGTGAAGAAAGAGGAGCGCCTGGAACACGGCTCCGAGCGAGCAGCCAACGCAGCAGATTGGAAGCTGATGTCTGCTCCGTCTACGTGA